A genomic segment from Haloplanus salinus encodes:
- a CDS encoding McrC family protein yields the protein MTTADLIELSEYDESDPIDLSDDDIEMIESQVDGLRVEYRRGKQVVLHTDHRVGVVALPDGPTIEIQPKIGEPNLVTLLRYANGTEPTHLSHETELESGTNFVDTVAALFLEELEAVLSQGLRREYVDVEGTEEYLRGRLNVQRQLAGGHGKTDFECDYDEFTYDTTLNQTILCVANTLSSLVDSTEIAGELREYQSRLRRRVTLREVSIEEAERIELTRLTDYYEKVLALSRLVLKHIYIEDIVAGEGASYSLLIGMNDVFEKVVERSARETVNERDGWSVEGQARTDNLLRGNPSIRMRPDFVVKRHGEPVLVGDAKWKTKVNNNDVYQVVAYQTAYDAPCVLVYPDNDGAVENDYSVKNGHSLAMLELPTGVNTTDVGEFGRENVERFFAFLSRTLG from the coding sequence GTGACAACGGCTGACCTGATAGAACTGTCCGAGTACGACGAATCAGACCCAATCGACCTGTCCGATGACGATATCGAGATGATCGAATCACAGGTCGATGGATTACGAGTGGAGTACAGACGAGGCAAACAGGTCGTACTGCACACGGATCATCGAGTCGGAGTCGTTGCCCTCCCCGATGGACCCACTATTGAGATACAACCGAAAATCGGGGAGCCGAACCTAGTCACGCTGCTACGATACGCAAACGGGACAGAACCAACCCACCTCTCACACGAAACGGAACTCGAAAGCGGGACGAATTTTGTGGACACGGTAGCAGCCCTGTTTCTCGAAGAACTGGAAGCAGTTCTGTCTCAGGGCCTTAGGAGAGAGTACGTCGATGTAGAAGGAACAGAAGAGTATCTCCGGGGCAGATTGAACGTCCAGAGACAGCTCGCAGGAGGTCACGGGAAGACGGATTTCGAGTGCGATTACGATGAATTCACCTACGATACCACGCTAAACCAGACGATTCTCTGTGTTGCGAACACGCTGTCGTCGCTGGTGGATAGCACCGAGATCGCTGGCGAACTACGCGAATACCAATCGCGGCTCAGACGACGAGTGACGCTCCGCGAAGTTTCGATCGAGGAAGCCGAACGGATCGAACTGACTCGCCTTACTGATTACTATGAGAAGGTTCTGGCCTTGTCTCGCCTCGTGCTGAAACACATCTACATCGAAGACATCGTCGCCGGTGAGGGTGCATCGTACTCCCTGTTGATCGGAATGAATGACGTGTTCGAAAAGGTAGTGGAGAGATCAGCACGAGAAACCGTGAACGAACGAGATGGCTGGAGCGTAGAAGGGCAGGCTCGAACCGACAATCTACTCAGAGGAAATCCGTCGATTCGTATGCGACCTGATTTCGTAGTCAAACGCCACGGTGAGCCAGTATTGGTTGGGGACGCCAAGTGGAAGACCAAAGTCAACAATAACGACGTCTATCAGGTCGTAGCGTACCAGACAGCCTATGATGCGCCTTGTGTGCTAGTCTATCCAGACAACGATGGTGCTGTCGAGAATGACTACTCCGTGAAGAACGGGCATAGTTTAGCGATGTTGGAGCTACCGACCGGGGTGAATACTACAGATGTTGGTGAATTCGGTCGAGAAAATGTTGAGCGATTTTTCGCTTTTCTCTCCCGGACCCTAGGTTGA